The genomic DNA CTGCTCGGGCTCTACCTCACGCTGCCGGCCAACCTGCTGATCTACGGCGTGAACGACCTCTTCGACGTCGAGACCGACCGGCTCAACCCCAAGAAGCAGGACTACGAGAGCCTGTTGCACCCCGAGCAGCGTCGCGGCCTGGTCACGGCCATCCTCGTGCTGAACGTGCCGTTCCTCGCCCTGGTTCCCTTCCTCCCCCACGCCTGGCCCTGGCTGCTGGTCTTCCTCGTCACCGGGGTCGGCTACTCGGCACCGCCGATCCGGGCGAAGGCCCGGCCCGTCGTCGACGCCGCCTTCAACATCCTCTACGTCGCACCCGGCCTGGCCGCGTACGCGACCATGAGCGGCAGCCAGCCCCCGGTCTCGATCGTCCTGGCGGCGCTGCTGTGGTGCATGGCCATGCACGCCTACTCCGCCGTGCCCGACATCGACGCCGACCGCGAGGCGGGGCTGGCGACCGTCGCCACGCGCTTCGGTCGACGCGGGACGCTGCTGCTTTGCGGTGCCGCGTACGCCGCGGCCGCGCTGCTGGCCCTCCCCTCGCTCGGGGTCTTCGCCCTGATCGCCGGACTCGTCTACCTCGCGATGATTGCCCTCTCCCTCCGCAGCAGCGGGCGCTCGCAGCTCTTCGCGCTCTACCGCCGCTTCCCCCTGCTCAACACCGTGCTCGGCGGCGCGCTCTTCGTGGTCACGGGGGTCCAGCACCAGACTTGGCCGTTCGCCTGAGGTTCCGCGGTCAGCGCTTCCCGGTAGCGATCGACGGGCTGAGGAAGAAAAGCCGGGGTAAGGAAGTTGCGGCTCACGTCGCACCCCTTGTGGGAACCGCGACGAGCACGATCGCTCTTCGCACGGCCCGCCATCGACCGCCGGGCACACGTCCCGACGTCTCGACCAGGCCTGCGCGCGCTCCGGCAGCGCGCACCAAGGAGCTGAACCCCATGACGAGCACCGTACCGGTCTCCGTCGCCCCCGTCACGGCACCGCCCGCCGCACCTGACGCGCCCGCTCGGACCCGTTCGGGCTGGCCCGGCGTCATCGCCCTCATGGTGGCCGTGTTCACCCTCGTCACCAGCGAGTTCCTCCCGGCCAGCCTCCTGCCCCTGATGGCCGCCGACCTCGGCGTCACCGAGGGCGTCGCCGGCCAGGTCGTCACCGCCACCGCGCTCGTCGGCATGGTCGCGGGGCCCTCGATGGGCCTGCTCTTCCCCCGCCTCGACCGGCGCCGCCTGATCATCGGGCTGCTCGCGCTCGCGGTCGTCTCCAACCTGCTGAGCGCGATCGCCCCGACGTACGCGATCGTCGTCGTGTCCCGACTGCTCCTCGGCGTCGCCCTCGCCGGCACCTGGGCGATGGCTCTCGCCGTCGCCTCGACCCTGGTCCCCGCCGACAAGGTCGGCCGCGCCATGGCCGTGGTCAACCTCGGCGTCTCCGCCGCCACCGTCGCCGCCGTCCCGCTCGGCGCCCTGATCAGCTCGCTGTACGGCTGGCGCGCCGTCTTCTGGGCCGTGGCCATCGCGACCGCCGCCGCGGTCGTCCTGTTCGTCGTCGCGATGCCGTCCGTCCCGGCCGCCGCGAGCGAAGGCGTCCGCACCCTCCTCGCCGTCCTCCGCCGTCGCGTCATGATCCTGGGCCTCATCGGCCTGGCGGTGATGATCGCCGGCCACTTCGGCAGCTACACCTTCATCCGCACCGCCGCCGAGGGCATGCCCGAGATGACGCCCGCGCTGATCGCGATCCTGCTCGCCGTCTACGGCCTCGGCGGGCTCTTCGGCAACGTGATCGCCGGGCTCCTCGCCGACCACCACCTCGGGGTCGTGCTGGTGGCGGTCCCGTCGCTGCTCGCGGTGTCGATCCTCGGCTTCTCGCTGTCCGACGGTTCCGT from Microlunatus sagamiharensis includes the following:
- a CDS encoding MFS transporter, with product MTSTVPVSVAPVTAPPAAPDAPARTRSGWPGVIALMVAVFTLVTSEFLPASLLPLMAADLGVTEGVAGQVVTATALVGMVAGPSMGLLFPRLDRRRLIIGLLALAVVSNLLSAIAPTYAIVVVSRLLLGVALAGTWAMALAVASTLVPADKVGRAMAVVNLGVSAATVAAVPLGALISSLYGWRAVFWAVAIATAAAVVLFVVAMPSVPAAASEGVRTLLAVLRRRVMILGLIGLAVMIAGHFGSYTFIRTAAEGMPEMTPALIAILLAVYGLGGLFGNVIAGLLADHHLGVVLVAVPSLLAVSILGFSLSDGSVVLAFAAIAVWGLGFGAIPTTSQTWASRAEPTRVEAAGGLFVANFQLAIALGAALGGVLLDGFGVHTVFLVGAVAVLAGGALFASTRRLLPR
- a CDS encoding prenyltransferase; this encodes MGQLLRVSRPRFWMYLLGPFMIALAATSLRPPLEVWLLGLYLTLPANLLIYGVNDLFDVETDRLNPKKQDYESLLHPEQRRGLVTAILVLNVPFLALVPFLPHAWPWLLVFLVTGVGYSAPPIRAKARPVVDAAFNILYVAPGLAAYATMSGSQPPVSIVLAALLWCMAMHAYSAVPDIDADREAGLATVATRFGRRGTLLLCGAAYAAAALLALPSLGVFALIAGLVYLAMIALSLRSSGRSQLFALYRRFPLLNTVLGGALFVVTGVQHQTWPFA